Below is a window of Desulfonatronum thiodismutans DNA.
GCTTCGATTTTTTCCAGGGTGTCGGCCAGGTTCAGGCGGGCCGGGAGCAGGTCCACGGCGCTTTTGAACTGGGCCTCCTCGTCCTTGATTTCGGGGGGCAGGTCGTCCACCCGGATCATCTCGTCCCCGGCCATGACCACGCAGCGTTCCACCACGTTCTCTAGTTGCCGGACGTTGCCCGGCCATTCGTAGGCCGTGAGATAGTCGATGGCGTCCGCGGTGAATCCTTTGACGTGACCGGCGTTCTCCTCGGAGAATTTTTTCATGAAATGGGCCGCCAGCAGCGGGATGTCCTCCCGGCGTTCCCTTAGGGGCGGCAGGGGGACCTGGACCACGTTCAGACGGTAGAAGAGGTCCTCGCGAAACTGGCCGGACTGGATCGCGGCTTGTAAGTCTTTATTGGTGGCCGTGACGATCCGGATGTCCACGCTGATGAGTTCGGCTCCGCCCACCCGTTCGAAGCTGCGCTCCTGGAGCACGCGCAGGAGCTTGACTTGCAAATCCTGAGACAATTCGCCGATTTCGTCCAGAAACAGCGTGCCCCCATGGGCCAGTTCGAAGCGGCCGCGCTTGCGGGCCACGGCTCCGGTGAAGGAACCCTTCTCATGGCCGAACAGCTCGCTTTCCAGGACCCCGGGGTTCAGGGCCATGCAGTTCACGGAAATGAACGGCCCTTTTTTGCGGGGGGAGGCGAAGTGGATGGCCTTGGCGATGAGTTCCTTGCCGGTCCCGGATTCACCGGTGATCAGGACCGTGCTCTTGCTGGGCGCGGCCCGGTCGACCATGTCCAGAACCCGACGCATGGCCTTGCTCCGGCCGATGATCTGGTGCACGCCGTAGCGTTGCTCCAGGTTTTCGGAAAGCAGGCTGTAGCGGCGCTGGGCCAGGGCCAGTTGCGCGGCCTTGCGCACGGAGAGGGTTATTTCGTCGTTGGCAAAGGGCTTGGTGATGTAGTCGAAGGCTCCGTGGCGCATGGCCACTACCGCGGTGTCGATGGAGCCGTAGGCGGTCATGATCAGCACCGGGATGTGCGGGTAGTTTTTCTGAACGTGGGCCAGCACGTCCTGGCCGGACATCTTGGGCATCTTCATGTCCGTGATGATCACGTCCACTTCGGATTCCTCCAAAAAGGCCAGGGCCAGCTCCGGATCCTGGAGCGCGGTGACGGTGTAGCCCTCGTCGCCGAGCAGGGTTTCCAGCAGCAGCAGATAGTTTTGTTCGTCGTCGAGCACGAGGACGTGGTTGGACATGTCAGCTCTCCCCTTCTGGAAAAATCATCCTGACTTCCGCGCCGCCCTGGGGGTGGTTGGCCAGTTCGAGCAGGGCGCCGTGGCTGCGCAAAATGCTGTTAACGATGGACAGGCCGAGGCCCGTGCCTTTCTCCTTGGTCGTGAAGAAGGGATCCAGGATTTTGTCCGTGAGCTGCCCCGGGATGCCGGGGCCGGTGTCTCGGATAGTCAGCGTGACGCCCGTGGAGTCTTTTTGCGTGGAAATATGGATGGTTCCTGGTCCGTTCATGGCTTGCAGCGCATTGGCCAGGATGTTGTAGACGGCTCTGTAGAGCAGGTCCTTGTCGCCCATGACCGTCAGGTCGGCGGTGTCGGCACGGTGGACCTTCACGCCTTTTTCGGCCATCTCGTGTTCCCAGAAAGCCAAAACCTGGTCCAAGACTTGGGAAAGGTCGACGCTGGCCTTGTTCGGGGCCTTGGGCCGGGCATAGTCCAGGAAATCGTTTACCGTTTGGGAGAGCCGCAGCGACTCGTCGAAAATCGCCTTGAGCAGGCGGGTCTGCTGAAGGTCCGCGCCGTCGCCCTTGTTCTGGGACCGTTTCATGAGCAGTTCCGCCGTGCTGCGGATAATACCCAGGGGGTTGCGGATCTCGTGGGCGATGCTGGCCACGGTCCGGCCCATGCTGGCCAGCTTTTCATTCTGGTGCAGTTCCCGCTCCAATCGCTCCTTTTCATCGGCCCGTTTGGCAATGGTTCCGGCGGCCCGGCGGATGATCAGGTAAAGCACGGAAAAAAGCACCAGAGACGAGGCGAAGGAGGCGGCCAGGATCATGAGCTGAAACAGCAGCACGGCTTCGTAGTCGTCGGTGATGTCCTGGGTGAACTCCAGCGCGCCCATGATCGGTCCCGGTCCGGTCACCGGGTCGAATCCGCGCTCGGCCCGCAAAGGGTAGATGGTCCGCAGAACGAAGCTTTCCGGGGCCAGTTCCAGAGAGAAGATGGCCCACCAGGAAGAGACGCGGCTGACCAGCTCGAAACTGGAAACGCCCGGATCCAGGGCTTGCCGCACGGCCTTGCCCGCGGCCTCGGTTTTGCCCACCAATTCCTGGTTGGTGGAGTAGGCGACCTCGTGTTCAAAGTCGTAGATGCGGACTTCCAGGACGTGGAAACTGTGGATCGTGGACAGCACGATCTGGTCCAGCCGCTCGTACTGGGCCGGATTGC
It encodes the following:
- a CDS encoding sensor histidine kinase, which translates into the protein MKTKITFGPRPFQPVKFLSWSSLVLILAVNLLLSVFIANSARQTMLEKNQEFAILLAENLNHQIFQRFTLPTVIGFGRIELRNPAQYERLDQIVLSTIHSFHVLEVRIYDFEHEVAYSTNQELVGKTEAAGKAVRQALDPGVSSFELVSRVSSWWAIFSLELAPESFVLRTIYPLRAERGFDPVTGPGPIMGALEFTQDITDDYEAVLLFQLMILAASFASSLVLFSVLYLIIRRAAGTIAKRADEKERLERELHQNEKLASMGRTVASIAHEIRNPLGIIRSTAELLMKRSQNKGDGADLQQTRLLKAIFDESLRLSQTVNDFLDYARPKAPNKASVDLSQVLDQVLAFWEHEMAEKGVKVHRADTADLTVMGDKDLLYRAVYNILANALQAMNGPGTIHISTQKDSTGVTLTIRDTGPGIPGQLTDKILDPFFTTKEKGTGLGLSIVNSILRSHGALLELANHPQGGAEVRMIFPEGES
- a CDS encoding sigma-54-dependent transcriptional regulator, whose product is MSNHVLVLDDEQNYLLLLETLLGDEGYTVTALQDPELALAFLEESEVDVIITDMKMPKMSGQDVLAHVQKNYPHIPVLIMTAYGSIDTAVVAMRHGAFDYITKPFANDEITLSVRKAAQLALAQRRYSLLSENLEQRYGVHQIIGRSKAMRRVLDMVDRAAPSKSTVLITGESGTGKELIAKAIHFASPRKKGPFISVNCMALNPGVLESELFGHEKGSFTGAVARKRGRFELAHGGTLFLDEIGELSQDLQVKLLRVLQERSFERVGGAELISVDIRIVTATNKDLQAAIQSGQFREDLFYRLNVVQVPLPPLRERREDIPLLAAHFMKKFSEENAGHVKGFTADAIDYLTAYEWPGNVRQLENVVERCVVMAGDEMIRVDDLPPEIKDEEAQFKSAVDLLPARLNLADTLEKIEAALIRRALVHTNFVQVKTADMLGISKSLLQYKLKKYKLTGN